The stretch of DNA GAGCTGCCGGTGGACTCGGTGCAGATGCCGGTCCTGGCGCCGACGGACCTGATGCGGGCCCTGCTCGCCGCCTTCTCCGAGCATCACTGCGACTTCGGCGCCGTCCTGCCGATCGCCCGGCTACTGCGCGAGAAGATCGACTGGGAGGCGGTCCGCCGTGACAGCGGGGACGCGCCGATGCCGGCCGCTTTCCTCTATCTGCTGGAGCGCCTGCAGGTCATCGCACCGAAAGGAGGAGACCGATGAACGACCAGGCACATGCCGACTATCGCATCGCCCATCTGAAGGAGCGGCTCGCCGCGGAGGAGCTGGGCGAACTGGGCATTCGCATCGAGAACCGTGGATCGTCCGTGATGGTCGCCGGGACCGTGCCCACCGCGCACTGCCGCGAGGAACTGCTGCGTACCGTGCACGAGGAGATGGCCGGCCTGACGGTCCACTTCGACATCGTGGTGGCCGATTCGTCCGCCCCCGACCACCCGGAGGAGCTCGCATGATCCGCGTCGCAGCCGTGGGGGACATCCATATGGGCCTCGACAGTCACGGCGTGCTCCGGCCCGCCTTCGAGACCCTCCCGGACTGTGCGGACCTGCTGCTCCTCGCGGGGGACCTCACCCGCCACGGCACACCGGAGGAGGCGCGCGTCGTGGCGCAGGAGGTCACCGGGCTGCCGGTCCCCGTCGTCGCGGTGCTCGGCAACCACGACCACCACGACGAGCGGCCCGAGGAGGTCACAGCCATCCTGCGCGAGGCGGGCGTGCACGTGCTCGAAGGGGAGGGCACGGTCGTCGAGGTCGACGGCAGGCGGGTGGGCGTCGCGGGCACCAAGGGCTTCGGGGGCGGATTCGTCGGCCGGAGCGGCAGCGAGTTCGGCGAACCCCTGATGAAGGAGTTCATCCGGTACACCCGCCGCCACGCCGAGGGGCTACGAGTGTCGCTGCTCGATCTGGCGGAGCAGGACTGCGAGGTCCGGGTGGCGCTGACGCACTTCGCGCCCGTGCCGGACACCCTGGCGGGCGAACCCCTGGAGATCTACCCGTTCCTCGGCAGCTACCTCCTGGCCGAGGCGATCGACGAGGCGGGCGCGGACCTGGCCGTCCACGGCCACGCACACGCGGGCACCGAACACGGCATGACCAGCGGCGGCGTACCGGTGCGCAACGTCGCCCAGCCGGTCATCCGCAAGGCGTTCAACGTGTACCACCTGCCGGGCCATGGACACTCGGCGGAGACAGCGCCCG from Streptomyces sp. BA2 encodes:
- a CDS encoding metallophosphoesterase family protein: MIRVAAVGDIHMGLDSHGVLRPAFETLPDCADLLLLAGDLTRHGTPEEARVVAQEVTGLPVPVVAVLGNHDHHDERPEEVTAILREAGVHVLEGEGTVVEVDGRRVGVAGTKGFGGGFVGRSGSEFGEPLMKEFIRYTRRHAEGLRVSLLDLAEQDCEVRVALTHFAPVPDTLAGEPLEIYPFLGSYLLAEAIDEAGADLAVHGHAHAGTEHGMTSGGVPVRNVAQPVIRKAFNVYHLPGHGHSAETAPAAASAERLG